GGCAGGCCGGAGCGCAGGTAATCCACGGTGAAGTCGATGGTCTTGGGCATCGGCGGATGATCCGGGGCGGTGCCGTCTTCGATCTCGGTCCAGAGGGTGGACCAGGTCAGCTCGATCACCGCGCTGATCTCAAGGAAGGCGGCCGTAACGCCACCATGCAGTGCGGGCAGCATCGGGTTGCCGATCAGCTCTTCGCGGTAGGGCAGGATCGCGGTCAGCTCGTCGCCGCGGCGGTCGAACTGCACGCCGAGATATTGGATATAGGGAATTCCGCCGACCAATTGCCCAAGTGCGGCGTCGCGGCGGGTCTTGATCACTTGCACAGGCTCGGGTTTGCGCATCGCTTACGCCCCCCGCTGGAAGGTGAAGGCGCCTGTCGCTGCGGCGACAGGGTTGTCGGCATCGTCATCCAGCGCCGTGGCACGCACGAAGGCCACAGCACGGGTGACATGGTAGCATTCGGCCCGCGCGCGGATCCGCTGGCCGGGGGTTGCGACGCGCATGTAGTCGATGCGCAGATCGATGGTGGCGGTGCCCTGCGCGTCGGGATGCGACATCACTGCCGCCCCGCCGCAGGTGTCCATCAGGGCGGAGACCGCACCGCCCGCGATTACGCCCGTGGCCGGATCGCCGATCAGGCGTTCGTCATAGGGCATGGATAGCATTGCCAAGCCCTCGCCGATCTCCTCGATCTGCATAGAGAGCGCCCTGGCATGGGGGATGGCCTCGATGAATTGGCGGGCGATGCGGGCGCGGCGC
The nucleotide sequence above comes from Litoreibacter ponti. Encoded proteins:
- a CDS encoding PaaI family thioesterase codes for the protein MSTTDPAAERRARIARQFIEAIPHARALSMQIEEIGEGLAMLSMPYDERLIGDPATGVIAGGAVSALMDTCGGAAVMSHPDAQGTATIDLRIDYMRVATPGQRIRARAECYHVTRAVAFVRATALDDDADNPVAAATGAFTFQRGA
- a CDS encoding PaaI family thioesterase — encoded protein: MRKPEPVQVIKTRRDAALGQLVGGIPYIQYLGVQFDRRGDELTAILPYREELIGNPMLPALHGGVTAAFLEISAVIELTWSTLWTEIEDGTAPDHPPMPKTIDFTVDYLRSGLPRDAYARARVNRSGRRYASVHVEAWQDNREKLFAQATGHFLMPPPAQDG